The Desulfovibrio subterraneus genome has a segment encoding these proteins:
- a CDS encoding DUF4340 domain-containing protein has protein sequence MKRRIAIFLALLILATGLGLGIHQWTKRGVILIGDPTWPGLSLKSLTRIELKSPAGNSLFSRTAEGWFIMPVNGTAPIRANEARLKGLLDTIGHTPPVSHVGRFTRREKSSFGLDNDNTSITLTGKDVWGIVIGADGPAQGTVYARSSLQGDQVVLVTNQYRNLFNKPESFFHDLRLVSATEPEDITRISAEGPGTGVWEISRTGDMFIFSAPEQLTRHSVAQAKTALYLHTLVNARARNVAIEPQAALPPRSLKISVWTKKSAAPETIELYHDGSDGKVFLCRLSRQNVPVEVEAELVDKLNASAFALREKPVLEVDLGQTEEQRFTVRRNGKVREYTALRAADGWHDGASGKELTGLDVIMWRLGSLQFVDAPRKELPAGARNLLTWEFSGPGRHTLATVNFFSDPVSSGRCWIQVEGEDIWFPAERLLLDDLMSRLPAL, from the coding sequence ATGAAGCGACGCATTGCCATATTTCTGGCCCTGCTGATCCTCGCAACCGGACTAGGGCTGGGAATCCATCAATGGACGAAGCGGGGGGTCATCCTTATCGGCGACCCCACATGGCCCGGCCTGAGCCTGAAATCGCTGACGCGCATTGAACTCAAGTCGCCTGCGGGCAACTCCCTGTTCAGCCGCACTGCCGAAGGATGGTTCATCATGCCCGTCAACGGCACGGCACCCATCCGCGCCAACGAGGCAAGGCTGAAAGGCCTTCTGGACACCATCGGCCACACGCCGCCGGTTTCTCACGTGGGCCGCTTCACGAGACGCGAAAAAAGCAGCTTCGGTCTGGACAACGACAACACCAGCATTACCCTAACGGGCAAGGATGTCTGGGGCATAGTAATAGGCGCCGACGGCCCGGCTCAGGGAACCGTATACGCACGAAGCTCCCTGCAGGGGGACCAGGTGGTGCTGGTTACCAACCAGTACAGAAATCTTTTCAACAAGCCGGAATCGTTCTTTCACGATCTGCGGCTTGTCAGCGCCACCGAACCTGAGGACATTACGCGCATCAGCGCAGAAGGGCCGGGTACCGGCGTTTGGGAAATTTCCCGCACGGGCGACATGTTCATCTTTTCTGCTCCGGAGCAGTTGACACGGCATTCCGTGGCGCAGGCCAAAACAGCATTGTATCTGCACACGCTGGTCAACGCCCGGGCAAGGAACGTGGCCATCGAGCCACAGGCCGCCTTGCCGCCCCGCTCGCTCAAGATTTCCGTATGGACCAAGAAGTCTGCGGCTCCGGAAACCATTGAGCTGTACCACGACGGATCGGACGGCAAGGTCTTTTTATGCCGCCTCTCACGGCAGAACGTGCCTGTGGAGGTAGAAGCGGAACTGGTGGACAAGCTCAATGCTTCGGCCTTTGCGCTACGCGAAAAGCCGGTGCTGGAGGTTGACCTGGGCCAGACGGAAGAGCAACGCTTTACCGTGCGCCGGAACGGCAAGGTCAGAGAATACACGGCACTGCGCGCAGCAGACGGCTGGCACGACGGGGCATCGGGCAAGGAACTGACCGGACTCGATGTCATCATGTGGCGACTCGGTTCGCTGCAGTTTGTAGACGCCCCACGCAAGGAACTGCCCGCCGGAGCACGAAACTTGCTGACATGGGAATTTTCCGGCCCCGGCCGGCATACGCTTGCAACGGTGAATTTTTTCTCCGATCCGGTATCATCCGGACGGTGCTGGATACAGGTTGAAGGCGAAGATATCTGGTTTCCGGCAGAACGCCTGCTGCTTGACGATCTCATGAGCAGGCTGCCCGCACTCTAG
- a CDS encoding tRNA lysidine(34) synthetase: protein MAREKLSYAQKQCISSAGKLMQSTQMIYPGARIGVAMSGGMDSWVLMQTLLHRRRIVPFTFEIMALHLNPGFDPESHAPLVPWLQERGISYHVEVTDHGARGHSPENRNNSPCFYCAMLRRTRLFELCRDYNLTHLAFGHNADDLVGTFFMNLYEGGSVRGMSIKEAFFGGRLMVIRPLMLVEKSVINRCVRQWELPLWSNPCPSASDSRRKEVMDDFWEMAARNKGLRQNVFNALTRWQLGLTLDGKAK, encoded by the coding sequence ATGGCGCGGGAAAAACTTTCATACGCACAAAAGCAGTGCATAAGCAGCGCGGGTAAGCTCATGCAGTCCACGCAGATGATCTATCCGGGTGCGCGGATTGGCGTTGCCATGTCCGGCGGCATGGATAGCTGGGTGCTTATGCAGACCCTGCTGCACAGGCGCAGAATCGTGCCGTTCACCTTCGAGATCATGGCGTTGCACCTGAACCCCGGTTTTGATCCGGAGAGCCACGCCCCCCTTGTGCCGTGGCTGCAGGAGCGGGGTATTTCCTATCATGTGGAAGTGACAGACCACGGTGCGCGCGGTCATTCGCCGGAAAACAGGAACAATTCACCCTGCTTCTATTGCGCCATGCTGCGCCGTACCCGCCTTTTCGAGCTTTGCCGAGATTACAATCTCACCCATCTTGCCTTCGGGCACAACGCGGACGACCTTGTGGGTACCTTCTTCATGAACCTGTACGAGGGCGGCAGCGTGCGCGGCATGTCCATCAAGGAAGCCTTCTTCGGCGGGCGCCTCATGGTCATACGCCCGCTCATGCTTGTCGAGAAGTCGGTCATCAATCGCTGTGTTCGCCAGTGGGAGCTGCCCCTGTGGAGCAACCCCTGTCCGTCCGCTTCCGATTCCCGCCGCAAGGAGGTCATGGATGACTTCTGGGAGATGGCTGCGCGCAACAAGGGGCTAAGGCAGAATGTTTTCAATGCCTTGACCCGTTGGCAGCTGGGCTTGACACTGGATGGCAAAGCAAAGTAA
- a CDS encoding M23 family metallopeptidase: MLFSKYHIVIFRENEGHCKKLFLRGWLCVLVFGIFLTFAAGNVVFWKYYTSYQKLSQEYASAEKTVEEQNNQILSMANKLKSVQNDLQRIQQFDSKLRVMINLDKDQGDTAAAMGGSRSKDFSESYLPIHRQELLARKMHSFLNQLNTEVRLEEVQQQELMQRFRENRELLASTPSIWPTEGWVSSPFGMRRSPFTGRREFHKGIDITNRKGTPIYSSAKGVVSFAGVDGGYGNVVVVSHGDGIDTRFAHMQRFVVKAGQSVTRGELIGYMGNTGRSTGPHLHYEVRVSGVCVNPMRYILN; the protein is encoded by the coding sequence ATGCTGTTTAGCAAGTATCACATAGTTATCTTTAGAGAAAACGAAGGTCATTGCAAAAAATTATTTTTGCGTGGATGGCTATGTGTGCTGGTGTTCGGCATTTTTCTGACATTTGCGGCCGGAAACGTTGTTTTCTGGAAATATTACACCAGCTACCAGAAGCTTTCTCAGGAGTACGCCTCGGCCGAAAAGACGGTTGAGGAGCAGAATAACCAGATCCTCAGCATGGCGAACAAGCTGAAGAGCGTGCAGAACGATCTGCAGCGCATTCAGCAGTTCGACTCCAAGCTGCGCGTCATGATCAATCTGGACAAGGATCAGGGCGACACGGCAGCTGCCATGGGCGGTTCCCGCTCCAAGGATTTTTCAGAAAGTTATCTTCCCATTCACCGTCAGGAGCTGCTTGCACGCAAGATGCACAGCTTCCTCAATCAGCTGAACACAGAAGTCCGGCTTGAGGAAGTGCAGCAGCAGGAGCTGATGCAGCGTTTCCGCGAGAACCGCGAGCTGCTCGCATCCACCCCCTCCATCTGGCCGACCGAGGGCTGGGTTTCCTCCCCCTTCGGCATGCGCCGTTCTCCGTTTACCGGACGCCGCGAATTCCACAAGGGCATCGATATTACCAACCGCAAGGGTACGCCGATCTATTCCTCCGCCAAGGGCGTGGTTTCCTTTGCCGGTGTGGACGGCGGCTACGGCAACGTGGTTGTCGTGAGCCACGGCGACGGTATAGATACCCGCTTCGCCCACATGCAGCGCTTCGTGGTCAAGGCCGGGCAGAGTGTCACCCGTGGTGAACTTATCGGCTACATGGGCAATACCGGACGCTCCACCGGACCGCACCTGCACTATGAAGTGCGCGTGAGCGGTGTGTGCGTGAACCCCATGCGCTACATACTGAACTAG
- a CDS encoding Lrp/AsnC family transcriptional regulator translates to MKYKTLPKIQIDEKNRRILTILQENARISNAEIARQLGMTTSAVFERIRKMEERGIIRGYSVQVEPAALGLPLSAFVSVKITPHRLAPEVGQAISAIEGVEEAYHMTGEECFIARIRCSDTDSLERILMEINDIEPVFATRTMIILRSAKEISGALLSSVVGELAADEGA, encoded by the coding sequence ATGAAGTACAAAACCCTGCCCAAGATACAAATCGACGAAAAAAACAGGCGCATTCTGACTATTCTTCAGGAAAACGCCCGCATATCCAACGCGGAAATTGCACGCCAGCTCGGCATGACCACCTCCGCCGTGTTCGAACGTATCCGCAAAATGGAAGAACGCGGCATCATCCGCGGCTACTCGGTTCAGGTAGAACCTGCCGCACTGGGCCTGCCGCTTTCAGCCTTTGTGAGCGTAAAAATCACGCCCCACCGGCTCGCGCCCGAAGTAGGCCAGGCCATCTCTGCCATTGAAGGGGTGGAAGAGGCCTATCACATGACCGGCGAAGAATGCTTCATAGCCCGCATCCGCTGCAGCGACACCGATTCGCTGGAACGCATTCTCATGGAGATAAATGACATCGAGCCCGTGTTCGCCACCCGCACCATGATCATTCTGCGCAGCGCCAAGGAAATTTCCGGCGCCCTGCTCTCTTCGGTTGTAGGGGAACTGGCTGCCGACGAAGGCGCCTGA
- a CDS encoding site-2 protease family protein, whose amino-acid sequence MFDLDLALSVRKISVALIPMLLGMVCHEVAHGWVAWKHGDPTAKSLGRLTLNPLPHIDPMGTLVFILTALTSPFVIGWAKPVPVNPRYFSNPRKGMMLVSVAGPAANFLLAILFAMGYRLAGSGMLMPGGVQEFLLAMCATGVWINLTLCWFNLMPIPPLDGSKIAAGFMPPHMAYKYLQIERYGLIVVMILLASGLLGKVVWPLVDGSADLISALIGIR is encoded by the coding sequence ATGTTCGATCTCGATCTCGCACTCAGCGTCCGGAAGATCTCCGTCGCATTGATTCCCATGCTGCTCGGCATGGTTTGTCATGAAGTGGCCCACGGCTGGGTTGCCTGGAAGCATGGCGATCCTACAGCCAAGAGCCTTGGCCGCCTTACCCTGAACCCGCTGCCGCATATTGACCCCATGGGCACGCTGGTGTTCATTCTCACCGCGCTGACCAGCCCCTTTGTCATAGGCTGGGCCAAGCCGGTGCCTGTGAATCCCCGCTATTTCAGTAATCCGCGCAAGGGAATGATGCTTGTGTCGGTGGCGGGACCTGCGGCCAACTTCCTGCTCGCCATTCTATTTGCCATGGGCTACCGCCTTGCCGGTTCCGGCATGCTGATGCCCGGAGGCGTGCAGGAGTTTCTGCTGGCCATGTGCGCAACCGGCGTGTGGATAAACCTTACGCTCTGCTGGTTCAACCTCATGCCCATTCCGCCGCTTGACGGCAGCAAGATCGCAGCTGGTTTCATGCCGCCCCACATGGCGTACAAGTACCTGCAGATCGAACGGTACGGGCTTATCGTTGTCATGATTCTGCTGGCATCCGGCCTTCTGGGCAAGGTTGTCTGGCCCCTTGTGGACGGTTCGGCAGATCTCATATCCGCTCTCATCGGCATCCGCTGA
- the trpS gene encoding tryptophan--tRNA ligase, whose protein sequence is MTRQRTVSGMRPTGSLHLGHYFGVIKNWVEMQKEMDCFFFVADWHALTSDYAEPARIKGFVPELVKDWVASGLNPEECVIFQQSLVKEHSELNLLFGMITPLGWLERCPTYKEQRDQITNKDLGNYGFLGYPVLMATDILMYRPQWVPVGQDQLPHVEMTREIARRFNFLYQTDFFPEPQARLTPEAKLPGLDGRKMSKSYNNSIYLRESMEEITPKVRGMLTDQNRLRKTDPGDPKVCNLFPYHVLMTDEATQAEICQGCTTATLGCVDCKKILLTSMERFLAPIHERRRELDARPDMVRDIINHGTERARVEAQKTMEGVRKHFHFDF, encoded by the coding sequence ATGACTAGACAGCGCACGGTATCCGGCATGCGGCCCACGGGCTCGCTGCATCTCGGCCACTATTTCGGCGTTATCAAGAACTGGGTGGAAATGCAGAAGGAGATGGACTGCTTCTTCTTTGTCGCCGACTGGCATGCCCTGACCAGCGACTATGCCGAACCCGCCCGTATCAAGGGATTTGTTCCCGAACTGGTGAAGGATTGGGTGGCATCGGGTCTTAACCCCGAAGAGTGCGTCATCTTCCAGCAGTCTCTGGTCAAGGAACACTCCGAACTGAACCTGCTTTTCGGCATGATCACGCCCCTCGGCTGGCTTGAGCGCTGTCCCACCTACAAGGAACAGCGTGACCAGATCACCAACAAGGACCTTGGTAACTACGGGTTCCTCGGCTACCCCGTGCTCATGGCAACCGATATTCTCATGTATCGCCCCCAGTGGGTGCCGGTGGGACAGGACCAGTTGCCGCATGTTGAAATGACCCGCGAAATCGCCCGTCGCTTCAACTTCCTGTATCAAACAGATTTCTTCCCCGAACCGCAGGCCCGCCTGACTCCGGAAGCAAAGCTCCCCGGTCTGGACGGACGCAAGATGTCCAAGAGCTACAACAACTCCATCTACCTGCGCGAATCCATGGAAGAGATCACCCCCAAGGTGCGCGGCATGCTCACCGACCAGAACCGTCTGCGCAAGACTGATCCGGGCGACCCCAAGGTGTGCAACCTGTTCCCCTACCATGTGCTCATGACGGATGAAGCCACGCAGGCGGAAATCTGTCAGGGCTGTACCACCGCCACGCTCGGCTGCGTGGACTGCAAGAAGATCCTTCTGACTTCCATGGAGCGCTTCCTTGCTCCCATACATGAGCGCCGCCGCGAACTGGATGCCCGTCCCGACATGGTGCGGGACATCATCAATCACGGAACTGAGCGCGCCCGTGTGGAGGCGCAGAAGACCATGGAAGGCGTGCGCAAGCACTTCCATTTCGATTTCTAG
- a CDS encoding sensor domain-containing protein, giving the protein MRIDASSVLTALTILPLLPTSVLASAPSAAQSPPPASVPLFPVTVALWLLSVFIAWRLGCRRASRHAQPPATCPEQNSNQNPACNQLPEQDRGCVQAWLEARELRSLMDLAQVAIFRSSLDGTRFLYLNKACAERLGYDDPEQLLQDGQPASFYSDPSVRKQIVELLQTNGRIDNFELEFTARDGRSRQALMTATVHTEDGYIQGAVMDITQGKEAERQLRHSHTFLQTLLDALPTPIFFKDPAGRYQLLNKAFETQLGQKGQELLGKSVFDIAPRHLAEKYHDMDRALLESHGPAIQQYEYSIQTNEGLREVMFSKESMFDENGTLLGLAGVIMDITDRKRIENSLRRAEERYRALYMNAAEGIFTATADDKFIGVNPAMARMFGYDSAPGMTYQVTSIATQLFADPEQLEILKKRIISERVVNGFEAQVQRQDGEVFWVGISARGVFGIGDRLERLEGLIMDISAQKQAEEQLALMVITDPLTAIANRIGFNKRLEEMLQQANRSGCQIGLLFIDLDGFKPINDSYGHQVGDYLLQQVSRRLDRRLRSSDIAARMGGDEFAVLLWDVSGPAAVERISRELLAHLLSPYDCQITECSIGASIGASLYPHHGTTASELLSAADSAMYEAKRSGSQLCFAPLPEKHAEHDGQAE; this is encoded by the coding sequence ATGCGAATTGATGCATCCTCCGTACTGACCGCTCTCACCATCCTGCCGCTCTTGCCAACGTCAGTTCTGGCAAGCGCACCTTCAGCCGCGCAGAGTCCCCCTCCGGCCTCCGTTCCTCTGTTTCCCGTCACCGTTGCCCTGTGGCTTCTGAGCGTATTCATCGCATGGAGGCTTGGATGCAGACGCGCTTCCCGTCACGCGCAGCCACCGGCAACCTGTCCGGAGCAGAACAGCAATCAGAACCCCGCCTGCAACCAGCTGCCTGAGCAGGATCGCGGCTGCGTGCAGGCATGGCTGGAAGCACGCGAACTCAGGTCGCTCATGGATCTTGCGCAGGTTGCCATATTCCGCTCTTCCCTTGACGGGACCCGTTTTCTCTACCTGAACAAAGCGTGCGCCGAGCGGCTGGGATATGACGACCCGGAGCAACTCCTGCAGGACGGTCAGCCCGCAAGCTTTTACTCGGACCCCTCCGTTCGCAAACAGATAGTGGAGCTGTTGCAGACAAACGGCCGGATAGACAATTTTGAACTCGAATTCACCGCACGCGACGGGCGCAGCCGTCAGGCACTCATGACAGCCACCGTACACACGGAGGACGGCTACATACAGGGTGCCGTTATGGACATCACGCAAGGAAAGGAGGCTGAACGACAGCTACGGCACAGCCACACATTTCTTCAGACCCTGCTTGATGCCCTGCCCACGCCGATTTTTTTCAAAGACCCCGCAGGCCGGTACCAGCTTCTCAACAAAGCGTTCGAGACCCAGCTCGGCCAGAAGGGTCAGGAGCTGCTCGGCAAGAGCGTATTCGACATTGCACCCAGACATCTTGCAGAAAAATACCACGATATGGACAGAGCCCTGCTGGAATCGCACGGCCCCGCCATTCAGCAATACGAATACTCCATCCAGACCAACGAGGGCCTGCGCGAAGTAATGTTCAGCAAAGAGTCCATGTTTGATGAAAACGGAACGCTGCTGGGCCTTGCGGGAGTCATCATGGACATCACCGACCGCAAGCGCATCGAGAATTCACTGCGCCGTGCCGAAGAACGCTACCGCGCTCTTTACATGAACGCGGCGGAAGGTATTTTTACTGCCACCGCCGACGACAAATTTATCGGGGTCAACCCGGCAATGGCACGCATGTTCGGTTATGATTCGGCACCGGGTATGACGTATCAGGTCACGAGCATTGCCACACAACTTTTCGCTGACCCTGAACAGCTGGAAATACTCAAGAAACGCATTATATCCGAAAGGGTCGTAAACGGGTTTGAAGCACAGGTGCAGCGTCAGGACGGTGAGGTCTTCTGGGTGGGAATCAGCGCGCGCGGCGTATTCGGCATAGGCGACCGGCTTGAGCGCCTAGAAGGGCTGATTATGGATATATCCGCCCAGAAACAGGCCGAGGAGCAGCTGGCACTCATGGTTATAACTGACCCGCTCACAGCCATTGCCAACCGCATAGGATTCAATAAGCGGCTGGAAGAAATGCTCCAACAGGCAAACCGCTCCGGATGCCAGATAGGGCTGCTGTTCATCGACCTGGACGGTTTCAAGCCGATAAACGACAGCTACGGTCATCAGGTTGGTGACTACCTTTTGCAGCAGGTCTCAAGAAGGCTTGACCGCCGTCTGCGCAGCTCGGATATCGCTGCCCGCATGGGTGGCGACGAATTCGCCGTGCTTCTCTGGGATGTTTCTGGCCCCGCCGCAGTGGAACGCATAAGCCGCGAACTGCTTGCCCATCTGCTCTCCCCGTACGATTGCCAGATAACGGAATGCTCCATCGGTGCCAGCATCGGTGCCAGCCTGTATCCGCATCACGGGACCACGGCAAGCGAGCTGCTCAGCGCGGCAGACAGTGCCATGTATGAAGCCAAGCGCTCTGGCAGCCAGCTTTGCTTTGCCCCCCTGCCGGAAAAACATGCAGAGCATGACGGGCAGGCTGAATAA
- a CDS encoding Na+/H+ antiporter NhaC family protein: MKSRYWAILSTLVALLFTALPAFAADSSLGPANAARFGFWTLVPPLVAITLAFITRNVVLSLFLGVFSGAMLLETKGFNLYDGMIDSFLRVSREVLGSLADPWNAGIVLQCLAIGGLIALVSKMGGARAIAEALARKARTPRSSQFVTWLMGLFIFFDDYANSLTIGPIMRPVTDRMRVSREKLAFIIDATAAPIAGIALISTWVAYEVGLIKDGFSAIGLEANAYTSFVETIPYRFYNIFILLFVLAGIMFMREFGPMLKAERRARREGKVLDDNAKPMVADEATDLEPEEHVVPSIWNAIIPIGTLIAAAFLGFYFNGYHSINGGDNAALQALLNESPMSFTAIRECFGASDASVVLFQSALIAGIVAMTMGVAKRIFSVEQAIGTWVQGVKSLNITAVILLLAWSLSGMIKELGTAAWLVSVLSDSMPAYLLPSIIFIMGSIISFATGTSYGTMGILMPLAIPLAWAIAPEHEYLILNIGAVLTGAIFGDHCSPISDTTILSSMGAASDHIDHTRTQLPYAVTVAAMAVLCGYLPAGLGLPVGLTLPLGCAAVIALVYFAGKKVEA, translated from the coding sequence ATGAAATCGCGTTATTGGGCAATTCTCTCCACTCTTGTGGCACTTCTCTTTACGGCGCTGCCCGCTTTTGCAGCGGATTCCAGCCTCGGCCCCGCAAACGCCGCACGCTTCGGCTTCTGGACACTTGTTCCCCCGCTGGTCGCCATCACACTGGCCTTCATCACCCGCAACGTTGTTCTTTCACTCTTCCTCGGCGTGTTTTCCGGCGCCATGCTGCTGGAAACCAAAGGCTTCAATCTGTATGACGGCATGATCGACTCTTTTCTGCGCGTTTCCCGCGAGGTGCTCGGCTCTCTGGCCGACCCGTGGAACGCCGGTATCGTTCTGCAGTGCCTTGCCATTGGCGGGCTCATCGCTCTCGTATCCAAAATGGGCGGTGCACGCGCCATTGCCGAGGCACTTGCAAGAAAGGCCAGAACGCCGCGCAGCTCGCAGTTCGTCACATGGCTCATGGGCCTTTTCATCTTCTTCGACGACTATGCGAACTCGCTGACCATCGGCCCCATCATGCGTCCTGTTACTGACCGCATGCGCGTTTCCCGCGAGAAGCTGGCCTTCATCATCGACGCGACCGCAGCGCCCATTGCGGGCATTGCCCTCATTTCCACATGGGTCGCATACGAAGTGGGTCTCATCAAGGACGGTTTTTCCGCCATCGGGCTGGAAGCCAACGCCTACACCTCCTTTGTGGAGACCATTCCCTATCGCTTCTACAACATCTTCATCCTGCTCTTCGTGCTCGCCGGCATCATGTTCATGCGCGAATTCGGCCCCATGCTCAAAGCCGAACGCCGCGCGCGCCGTGAAGGCAAAGTGCTGGACGACAACGCCAAGCCCATGGTTGCGGACGAAGCCACCGACCTTGAACCCGAAGAGCACGTGGTGCCCAGCATCTGGAACGCCATCATCCCCATCGGCACGCTGATTGCTGCGGCCTTTCTCGGTTTCTATTTCAACGGCTACCACTCCATTAACGGCGGAGACAACGCCGCCCTTCAGGCCCTGCTGAACGAAAGCCCCATGAGCTTTACCGCCATCCGCGAATGCTTCGGCGCATCCGATGCTTCCGTGGTTCTGTTCCAGTCGGCGCTTATAGCGGGCATTGTTGCCATGACCATGGGCGTTGCCAAGCGCATCTTCTCCGTTGAGCAGGCCATCGGCACCTGGGTGCAGGGTGTGAAATCGCTGAACATCACGGCGGTCATTCTGCTGCTGGCATGGTCCCTTTCCGGCATGATCAAGGAACTGGGTACCGCCGCATGGCTGGTGAGCGTGCTTTCCGACTCCATGCCCGCCTACCTGCTGCCCTCCATCATCTTCATCATGGGTTCCATCATCTCCTTTGCCACCGGCACCTCCTACGGCACCATGGGCATTCTCATGCCTCTGGCCATTCCGTTGGCATGGGCCATTGCACCGGAACATGAATACCTTATCCTGAACATCGGTGCCGTGCTTACCGGAGCCATTTTCGGCGACCACTGCTCACCCATTTCAGATACCACCATCCTTTCCTCCATGGGTGCCGCAAGCGACCATATCGATCACACGCGCACCCAGCTGCCCTACGCCGTCACGGTTGCGGCCATGGCCGTTCTGTGCGGCTACCTGCCGGCAGGGCTCGGCCTGCCTGTGGGCCTGACCCTTCCCCTCGGCTGCGCGGCCGTTATCGCCCTTGTGTACTTTGCGGGCAAAAAGGTCGAAGCCTGA
- a CDS encoding flavodoxin family protein, protein MKVVAFNGSPRKGGNTEELILKVFEPLQAAGVETEMIQVGGTGLRGCIACMKCRERKDGKCAIKKDGLNDYVQKMREADGIILGSPTYFADVTADMKALIDRSGYVTLSNGAELRRKVGASVVAVRRGGATHVFDTMNHFFQISQMIIPGSTYWNMGYGLTPGQVTGDDEGMRNMVNLGETMAWLMKAIAAAGKD, encoded by the coding sequence ATGAAGGTTGTTGCATTTAACGGCAGTCCCCGTAAGGGGGGCAATACGGAAGAACTCATTCTCAAGGTTTTCGAACCTCTGCAGGCAGCCGGGGTTGAAACGGAGATGATTCAGGTTGGCGGCACGGGGCTTCGGGGTTGTATAGCCTGCATGAAGTGTCGTGAGCGCAAGGACGGCAAGTGTGCCATCAAGAAGGACGGTCTGAACGATTACGTGCAGAAGATGCGCGAGGCAGACGGCATCATTCTCGGTTCGCCCACCTATTTTGCGGACGTGACCGCCGACATGAAAGCCCTGATCGACCGTTCCGGATATGTGACCCTGAGCAACGGGGCGGAGCTGCGCCGCAAAGTGGGGGCTTCTGTCGTGGCCGTGCGCCGTGGCGGAGCAACACACGTGTTCGACACCATGAATCACTTTTTCCAGATCAGCCAGATGATCATTCCCGGTTCCACTTACTGGAATATGGGGTACGGGCTGACCCCCGGTCAGGTGACAGGAGATGACGAAGGCATGCGCAACATGGTCAACCTTGGCGAGACCATGGCGTGGCTGATGAAGGCTATTGCTGCCGCCGGCAAGGACTAG
- a CDS encoding FlxA-like family protein — protein sequence MQINGTVFHHYSELGKGLRVEETQEAQPKRTSANISAGTEGDTVSISEEGRSMAVAQAQGGTAAASGSEEDSSSAEDQLIERIKKQIQKLQEEIKTLQNDMTLSDEEKAKQLQMKQSELMQLQTQLQKAQEEQLKAQGLSLGGGTRAQGFGNSLSK from the coding sequence ATGCAGATAAACGGCACCGTATTCCATCACTACAGCGAGCTGGGAAAAGGCTTGCGAGTGGAAGAAACACAGGAAGCGCAACCCAAGCGCACCTCTGCAAATATCTCTGCCGGGACGGAAGGTGACACCGTCAGCATCTCGGAAGAGGGCCGCAGCATGGCCGTGGCTCAGGCACAGGGTGGAACAGCGGCCGCTTCCGGCAGCGAAGAGGATTCGTCCTCCGCTGAGGATCAGCTGATCGAGCGCATCAAGAAGCAGATCCAGAAGCTGCAGGAAGAGATCAAGACGCTTCAGAATGATATGACCCTGTCTGACGAAGAAAAGGCCAAGCAGCTTCAGATGAAGCAGAGTGAGCTGATGCAGTTGCAGACCCAGCTGCAGAAGGCACAGGAAGAGCAGCTCAAGGCGCAGGGCCTCTCTCTGGGCGGCGGAACGCGCGCACAGGGCTTTGGCAATTCGCTCTCAAAGTAA
- a CDS encoding DUF523 domain-containing protein, which produces MPEYVVSACLAGCHCRYDGNSTPDERVMQLVREGRALPVCPEQLGGLPTPRPPFELSNGRAMDSDGTDITAAMLKGVDEAMHLVQLAGCTKAVLKSRSPSCGFGIIYDGTFSGTRIAGSGLFAERLHLAGIAVVTEETMPSDTAHA; this is translated from the coding sequence ATGCCGGAATATGTTGTCAGCGCCTGTCTTGCAGGCTGCCATTGCCGATACGACGGCAATTCCACACCTGATGAGCGCGTTATGCAGCTTGTGCGCGAAGGCCGGGCTCTGCCCGTGTGTCCGGAGCAGCTCGGCGGCCTGCCCACCCCGCGTCCGCCCTTTGAGCTGAGCAACGGCAGGGCCATGGACAGTGACGGCACGGACATTACCGCGGCAATGCTCAAGGGTGTGGATGAAGCCATGCACCTTGTGCAACTTGCCGGTTGCACAAAAGCGGTACTCAAGTCCCGCTCCCCTTCGTGCGGTTTCGGCATCATATACGACGGCACGTTCTCCGGCACCCGCATTGCGGGCAGCGGCCTGTTCGCAGAGCGCCTGCATCTGGCCGGAATTGCAGTCGTAACCGAAGAGACCATGCCCTCAGATACCGCACACGCGTAG